A single region of the Ziziphus jujuba cultivar Dongzao chromosome 10, ASM3175591v1 genome encodes:
- the LOC107410334 gene encoding early nodulin-like protein 18 isoform X2, which yields MEQRRNSLGLPTFFIILNCFVLLLCFSRSVQAYKNYTVGDSLGWYDNQEKPNINYQKWASGKSFSLGDFLIIQTYNFTTYKLCDYDNALDNDTTQWSQDKPSNTATHGVSVAVPLLKEGPTYFFSGDYDGEQCENGQHFMINVTHGQGLPKSLQDPSNESPGPTSPQSGDDDESAPDTIVPSNFNHPQEEEADDDKKDASGASLPMLSMELKLWSAILSVLGLAYIF from the exons ATGGAACAGAGAAGGAACAGTTTAGGTCTTCCCACATTCTTTATCATTCTGAACtgttttgttcttcttctttgtttttcaaGATCTGTACAAGCTTACAAGAACTACACTGTTGGGGATTCTTTAGGCTGGTATGACAACCAAGAGAAGCCTAATATTAATTACCAGAAATGGGCTTCTGGCAAAAGCTTCAGCTTGGGAGATTTCCTCA TCATCCAAACCTACAACTTTACCACATACAAGCTTTGTGACTATGACAATGCCTTAGACAATGATACCACCCAATGGTCGCAAGACAAGCCATCGAACACCGCCACACATGGAGTGTCCGTGGCTGTTCCATTGCTAAAAGAAGGGCCCACATACTTCTTTTCCGGCGACTACGACGGTGAACAATGCGAGAATGGACAGCATTTCATGATCAATGTGACTCATGGCCAAGGTTTGCCTAAGAGCCTCCAAGACCCTTCAAATGAATCACCAGGTCCCACAAGTCCCCAGTCcggtgatgatgatgaatcaGCACCAGACACAATTGTTCCTTCCAATTTCAATCATCCCCAAGAGGAAGAGGCTGATGATGATAAAAAAGATGCATCAGGGGCTTCTCTTCCAATGTTGTCTATGGAATTGAAATTGTGGAGTGCTATTTTGTCTGTTTTAGGACTTGCTTACATATTTTGA
- the LOC132799213 gene encoding probable disease resistance protein At5g66910, which yields MTLFHHWASMEDESSHIPDDVVKKIVDSHKVIPLALKVVAGSLSGQPADVWMRKMKECSDGSSLFKNDSYNISAMLPNLKELYVEYCQNLGELPAGVCDITPLQNISITNCHQLSALPDEKGKLVDLEVLRLRSCIELRGLPESIRNLSNLFLLTASAFRTCLKMLMGRAV from the exons ATGACCCTTTTCCATCATTGGGCATCCATGGAAGATGAGAGCTCTCATATACCTGATGATGTTGTGAAAAAG ATAGTGGATTCCCATAAGGTAATCCCTCTTGCCCTTAAAGTTGTCGCTGGATCACTGAGTGGTCAGCCTGCAGATGTTTGGAtgagaaaaatgaaagaatgtTCTGACGGTTCATCATTGTTTAAGAATGATTCCTACAACATTTCGGCAATGTTGCCAAATTTAAAGGAACTATACGTGGAGTATTGCCAAAATTTGGGGGAACTGCCAGCTGGGGTCTGTGATATCACACCCCTGCAAAACATTAGCATCACAAACTGTCATCAGCTGTCTGCACTGCCTGATGAAAAGGGAAAGCTGGTTGATCTAGAAGTACTGAGGCTTAGGTCTTGTATAGAGTTGCGTGGCTTGCCGGAATCTATCAGGAACCTCTCTAATTTGTTTCTTCTGACTGCATCAGCATTCAGAACTTGCCTGAAGATGTTAATGGGTCGTGCAGTTTAA
- the LOC112490706 gene encoding uncharacterized protein LOC112490706 isoform X2: MDAGGAALGAGFGLLLETVKESIDKTVMFKPTLKSIKGTLECLQPLIQDIKGLNMELDLPEGETTDFDLEMKQGEKLVAKCSKVQGTRDTKENLKLTREIHTSFIRNNGGNNRVVCDSIISARTCGVPQVLPPLIMGMDEALEELKMRLLLKDGASLLVVTAPGGCGKKTLLAQKFCLDHQSPRHGEPFYI, translated from the exons atggatGCTGGAGGAGCTGCACTTGGGGCAGGATTCGGGTTGCTTTTGGAAACTGTAAAAGAAAGTATTGACAAAACTGTGATGTTCAAACCCACGTTGAAGAGCATCAAAGGCACACTAGAATGTTTGCAGCCTCTGATCCAAGACATAAAAGGATTGAACATGGAGTTGGATTTGCCAGAAGGGGAAACAACTGATTTTGATTTGGAAATGAAGCAAGGAGAGAAGCTGGTGGCCAAGTGTTCCAAG GTGCAGGGAACAAGGGATACGAAGGAGAATTTGAAGTTGACGCGGGAGATCCACACCAGTTTCATAAGAAACAATGGAGGCAATAATCGAGTGGTGTGTGATTCGATTATATCGGCCAGAACGTGCGGTGTACCACAGGTTCTCCCTCCGCTTATTATGGGAATGGATGAGGCTTTGGAGGAATTAAAGATGAGACTACTGCTTAAAGATGGTGCATCCTTGCTTGTAGTCACTGCTCCTGGAGGTTGTGGGAAGAAGACCCTCTTAGCTCAAAAATTCTGTCTTGACCATCAAAGTCCAAG ACATGGAGAACctttttatatatga
- the LOC107410334 gene encoding early nodulin-like protein 18 isoform X1 — MEQRRNSLGLPTFFIILNCFVLLLCFSRSVQAYKNYTVGDSLGWYDNQEKPNINYQKWASGKSFSLGDFLIFNTNNNHSVIQTYNFTTYKLCDYDNALDNDTTQWSQDKPSNTATHGVSVAVPLLKEGPTYFFSGDYDGEQCENGQHFMINVTHGQGLPKSLQDPSNESPGPTSPQSGDDDESAPDTIVPSNFNHPQEEEADDDKKDASGASLPMLSMELKLWSAILSVLGLAYIF; from the exons ATGGAACAGAGAAGGAACAGTTTAGGTCTTCCCACATTCTTTATCATTCTGAACtgttttgttcttcttctttgtttttcaaGATCTGTACAAGCTTACAAGAACTACACTGTTGGGGATTCTTTAGGCTGGTATGACAACCAAGAGAAGCCTAATATTAATTACCAGAAATGGGCTTCTGGCAAAAGCTTCAGCTTGGGAGATTTCCTCA TTTTTAACACCAATAATAACCATTCAGTCATCCAAACCTACAACTTTACCACATACAAGCTTTGTGACTATGACAATGCCTTAGACAATGATACCACCCAATGGTCGCAAGACAAGCCATCGAACACCGCCACACATGGAGTGTCCGTGGCTGTTCCATTGCTAAAAGAAGGGCCCACATACTTCTTTTCCGGCGACTACGACGGTGAACAATGCGAGAATGGACAGCATTTCATGATCAATGTGACTCATGGCCAAGGTTTGCCTAAGAGCCTCCAAGACCCTTCAAATGAATCACCAGGTCCCACAAGTCCCCAGTCcggtgatgatgatgaatcaGCACCAGACACAATTGTTCCTTCCAATTTCAATCATCCCCAAGAGGAAGAGGCTGATGATGATAAAAAAGATGCATCAGGGGCTTCTCTTCCAATGTTGTCTATGGAATTGAAATTGTGGAGTGCTATTTTGTCTGTTTTAGGACTTGCTTACATATTTTGA
- the LOC112490706 gene encoding probable disease resistance protein At5g66900 isoform X1 yields MDAGGAALGAGFGLLLETVKESIDKTVMFKPTLKSIKGTLECLQPLIQDIKGLNMELDLPEGETTDFDLEMKQGEKLVAKCSKVSRWKFFKKSRYTGKLLELDQTLKRLIRILQVQGTRDTKENLKLTREIHTSFIRNNGGNNRVVCDSIISARTCGVPQVLPPLIMGMDEALEELKMRLLLKDGASLLVVTAPGGCGKKTLLAQKFCLDHQSPRHGEPFYI; encoded by the exons atggatGCTGGAGGAGCTGCACTTGGGGCAGGATTCGGGTTGCTTTTGGAAACTGTAAAAGAAAGTATTGACAAAACTGTGATGTTCAAACCCACGTTGAAGAGCATCAAAGGCACACTAGAATGTTTGCAGCCTCTGATCCAAGACATAAAAGGATTGAACATGGAGTTGGATTTGCCAGAAGGGGAAACAACTGATTTTGATTTGGAAATGAAGCAAGGAGAGAAGCTGGTGGCCAAGTGTTCCAAGGTTAGTCGATggaagtttttcaaaaaaagccGTTACACAGGCAAGTTGCTAGAACTGGATCAGACTCTCAAGAGGTTGATTCGGATTCTACAGGTGCAGGGAACAAGGGATACGAAGGAGAATTTGAAGTTGACGCGGGAGATCCACACCAGTTTCATAAGAAACAATGGAGGCAATAATCGAGTGGTGTGTGATTCGATTATATCGGCCAGAACGTGCGGTGTACCACAGGTTCTCCCTCCGCTTATTATGGGAATGGATGAGGCTTTGGAGGAATTAAAGATGAGACTACTGCTTAAAGATGGTGCATCCTTGCTTGTAGTCACTGCTCCTGGAGGTTGTGGGAAGAAGACCCTCTTAGCTCAAAAATTCTGTCTTGACCATCAAAGTCCAAG ACATGGAGAACctttttatatatga
- the LOC107410301 gene encoding protein NRT1/ PTR FAMILY 4.5, which translates to MLVTIQAYDKDLHPKPCGGKPSCIKGDKAIMFYTSICLLALGAGGVKGALPTLGGDQFDPKDQKERKLLGRYFNWYLLSTILGSMVGVTAIVWVSMNKAWYWGFFIGTITALIGFIVLALGKPFYRFQPLGNSPIVRVAQVIAVAARNRKLSLPQNLNELYENSDKIVDPFEEKLLHTNQFRFLDKAAIVPNGTAPEPWKVCTVTQVEEIKILIRMLPIIASTIIMNTCLAQLQTFSVHQGYSMDPYIGSWEFPTASIPVIPLVFMSILIPIYEFFVVPFARKITGHPSGISQLQRVGVGLVLSIVSMSIAGIVEVKRRNKGIMNPISLFWLSFQYGIFGLADMFTVVGLLEFFYKEAPSGMKSLSTCFTWLSMSFGYFLSSIFVDLINSVTKRITPSKQGWLQGRTLDQYNLHLFYWFLAILGAINFANYLFWASWYKYKKDVGETGIEQKELSGLREASFKEDDEF; encoded by the exons ATGTTGGTTACTATACAAGCATATGACAAGGATTTGCATCCTAAACCTTGTGGTGGCAAGCCAAGCTGTATAAAGGGAGATAAAGCAATAATGTTTTACACCTCCATTTGTCTATTAGCACTAGGTGCGGGTGGTGTTAAGGGGGCTCTTCCAACACTTGGGGGTGATCAGTTTGATCCAAAGGATCAAAAGGAACGAAAACTTCTTGGACGCTACTTTAATTGGTATTTGCTCAGTACAATACTTGGTTCAATGGTAGGAGTTACGGCCATTGTATGGGTTAGCATGAACAAAGCTTGGTACTGGGGATTTTTCATTGGCACCATCACTGCTCTAATTGGATTCATTGTTTTAGCACTTGGGAAGCCTTTCTATCGCTTCCAACCCCTTGGAAACAGCCCAATAGTGAGGGTTGCACAG GTTATAGCGGTTGCAGCACGAAATAGAAAATTGTCATTACCACAAAACTTGAATGAACTTTATGAGAACAGTGACAAAATTGTAGATCCATTTGAAGAAAAACTCTTGCATACCAATCAATTTAG GTTTCTAGACAAAGCTGCTATTGTACCCAACGGCACAGCTCCAGAGCCTTGGAAGGTTTGCACAGTTACACAAGTTGAAGAAATAAAGATCCTAATAAGAATGCTTCCCATCATAGCTAGCACCATTATAATGAATACATGCTTGGCACAGTTGCAAACATTTTCAGTCCATCAAGGGTACTCCATGGATCCTTATATTGGATCATGGGAATTTCCAACAGCATCAATTCCTGTAATTCCACTAGTATTCATGTCGATCCTCATACCCATCTACGAGTTTTTCGTTGTCCCATTTGCAAGGAAGATTACGGGACATCCATCAGGCATATCTCAACTTCAAAGAGTGGGTGTCGGTCTTGTTCTTTCAATTGTATCAATGAGTATTGCAGGTATAGTTGAAGTCAAGAGAAGGAATAAAGGTATCATGAACCCCATTAGTCTATTTTGGCTTTCCTTCCAATATGGCATTTTTGGACTTGCAGACATGTTTACTGTTGTTGGGTTATTAGAGTTTTTCTACAAGGAAGCTCCTTCAGGGATGAAATCTTTATCCACTTGTTTCACTTGGTTATCCATGTCTTTTGGGTATTTCTTGAGCAGCATTTTTGTTGATCTTATAAACTCTGTCACCAAGAGGATTACTCCAAGCAAACAAGGTTGGCTGCAAGGAAGAACCTTGGATCAGTATAATCTGCATCTCTTCTATTGGTTCTTAGCTATCCTTGGTGCCATTAACTTTGCAAATTATCTGTTTTGGGCTTCATGGTACAAGTACAAGAAAGATGTTGGAGAAACTGGAATTGAACAGAAAGAATTGTCTGGCCTCAGGGAAGCATCCTTCAAGGAAGATGATGAATTTTGA